A DNA window from Penaeus vannamei isolate JL-2024 chromosome 5, ASM4276789v1, whole genome shotgun sequence contains the following coding sequences:
- the LOC113823310 gene encoding immediate early response gene 5 protein yields the protein MACDSRAGLEAQKLINISLGKMAASRVGRTGASLHKSLLVASVLHRARHVFLEESYHVHRAAHPEAYAHPPPALAAPMPMYTPPLPPTPPPSAPEENSEVEDKENRVCEKVEAPQQPSSGEHCRTPLADTSNNRVAALKRRRCVSEQETQDAVSSILPKRPRTCPSPEPAITDVSDDDDCDGPCGNSMEVEHITSLVSIFSFGGPRPDMCATQAAREDHSQFQPVALAV from the coding sequence GAAAATGGCCGCCTCCCGTGTTGGCCGTACTGGTGCTTCGCTTCACAAATCTTTATTGGTGGCTTCAGTGCTACACCGTGCTCGACATGTGTTCTTGGAGGAAAGTTACCACGTGCACCGCGCCGCCCACCCCGAGGCTTATGCCCATCCACCCCCCGCCCTCGCAGCGCCCATGCCTATGTATACCCCACCATTACCGCCCACGCCGCCACCATCCGCCCCTGAGGAAAACAGTGAAGTGGAAGATAAGGAAAACCGTGTGTGCGAGAAAGTGGAGGCCCCTCAGCAGCCCTCATCGGGGGAACACTGCAGGACACCCCTTGCCGATACTTCCAACAATCGAGTGGCCGCTTTGAAGAGGCGACGATGTGTCAGTGAACAGGAAACCCAGGACGCCGTCTCCTCCATCTTGCCGAAGAGGCCCCGCACCTGCCCGTCGCCGGAACCTGCCATCACGGACGTCAGCGACGACGACGACTGCGACGGCCCCTGCGGGAACAGCATGGAAGTGGAGCACATAACGTCCCTGGTCTCCATCTTCAGCTTCGGCGGCCCGCGACCGGACATGTGTGCGACACAGGCGGCCAGAGAAGACCATTCGCAGTTCCAACCTGTGGCTTTAGCAGTATGA